A stretch of the Bacillus mesophilus genome encodes the following:
- the ilvN gene encoding acetolactate synthase small subunit codes for MKRTLSMIVNNNLGVLNRMTNLFLRKGLNIESLTVGPIDDHKISLLTVVLNIEEEKEVEQIKRQLEKQIDVIQITDITQSFLNLPLQHNV; via the coding sequence TTGAAACGAACTCTCTCCATGATTGTAAATAATAACCTAGGTGTACTAAACCGGATGACAAATCTTTTTCTACGCAAAGGATTAAATATTGAAAGCCTAACGGTTGGTCCAATTGATGATCATAAAATATCTCTACTAACGGTTGTGCTAAACATTGAAGAGGAAAAAGAGGTAGAACAAATTAAACGCCAGTTAGAAAAACAAATAGATGTCATTCAAATCACCGATATTACACAAAGCTTTCTAAATTTGCCGCTTCAACATAATGTGTGA
- the ilvC gene encoding ketol-acid reductoisomerase, with amino-acid sequence MYYDQDISLEALKGKKVAVIGYGSQGHAHSQNLRDNGFDVVVGLRQGGSFEKAKNDGFQVLSVAEAARAADVIMILLPDESQPKVFKNEIEPYLTSGKALAFAHGFNVHFNQVEPPADVDVFLVAPKGPGHLVRRVFVEGGGVPALFAVYQDYTGQTKDLALAYAKGVGGGRAAVIETTFEEETETDLFGEQAVLCGGVSALVKAGFETLTEAGYQPEVAYFECLHELKLIVDLFYESGLEGMRYSVSDTAQWGDFTAGPRVVTDSTKAEMKKILSEIQSGEFAKGWILENQANRPVFNAINRRESQHPIEVVGRELRDKMPFVQSKKKGLVTSAQS; translated from the coding sequence ATGTATTATGATCAAGATATTTCATTAGAGGCACTTAAAGGTAAGAAAGTTGCAGTAATTGGATATGGATCTCAAGGGCATGCACATTCTCAAAACCTTAGAGATAACGGATTTGATGTAGTAGTAGGTCTTCGACAAGGTGGATCTTTCGAAAAAGCTAAAAACGATGGCTTCCAAGTGTTAAGTGTGGCTGAAGCTGCGAGGGCTGCTGATGTTATTATGATCTTACTTCCTGACGAAAGCCAACCAAAGGTATTTAAAAATGAAATAGAACCTTATTTAACTAGCGGTAAGGCATTAGCATTTGCGCATGGTTTCAACGTACATTTTAATCAAGTTGAACCGCCTGCAGATGTAGACGTGTTCTTAGTAGCACCTAAAGGCCCAGGACATTTAGTTCGTCGTGTATTTGTAGAAGGTGGCGGTGTCCCTGCATTATTTGCTGTCTATCAGGACTATACAGGTCAAACAAAAGACCTTGCATTAGCTTATGCTAAAGGTGTTGGTGGTGGGCGTGCCGCTGTCATCGAAACAACATTTGAAGAAGAAACAGAAACAGACCTATTTGGAGAGCAAGCTGTTTTATGTGGAGGTGTTTCAGCATTAGTAAAGGCTGGATTCGAAACATTAACAGAAGCTGGTTATCAACCAGAGGTTGCCTATTTTGAATGTTTACATGAATTAAAACTAATCGTTGACCTATTCTACGAGTCAGGTTTAGAGGGTATGAGATACTCGGTTTCTGATACAGCTCAATGGGGAGATTTCACTGCAGGACCACGTGTTGTGACAGACTCAACAAAAGCTGAAATGAAAAAGATCCTATCTGAAATACAAAGTGGTGAATTTGCAAAGGGTTGGATTCTTGAGAACCAAGCTAATCGTCCTGTATTTAATGCGATTAATAGAAGAGAAAGTCAGCACCCAATTGAAGTGGTTGGCCGTGAGCTTAGAGATAAAATGCCATTTGTCCAATCAAAAAAGAAAGGATTGGTAACTAGTGCGCAAAGTTGA
- a CDS encoding 2-isopropylmalate synthase → MRKVDIFDTTLRDGEQSAGVNLHPHEKLEIARQLERYGVDVMEAGFAASSKGDFLSVQQIGQTIKNCTVVGLARANKVDIDTTWEALKGAAHPGIHLFIATSPLHMEYKLKMTQQEVIEKAVWSVQYASRFFSHIQWSAEDATRSEWPFLANIIEKVIDAGAKVINLPDTVGFITPQEYSELYTYIIKTVPNIDKVKLSCHCHDDLGMAVANSLAAIHSGVHQVEGTINGIGERAGNAALEEIAVALKIRKDTYQVQTNIDLKQTIRTSQLVSKLTGMVVPQNKAVVGANAFAHESGIHQDGVLKNKLTYEIIEPEMVGLNSNKMVLGKHSGSHAFKERCRELGINLSESEEKKLFQSFKELTAKKKEVTEDDIFALMMDSSLKGIGSGYELEQLQVSYGSNLIPTATILVKTPEGTILQESGTGSGSVEAVYNTIARLLDGPAQLVDYRIQSTTNGHDALAEVYVKLNYDGYVSSGRGIEHDVLEASAKAYLDAVNRNLVKTWFGYQSKGVEVL, encoded by the coding sequence GTGCGCAAAGTTGATATTTTTGATACAACATTACGCGATGGTGAACAGTCTGCAGGGGTGAATCTTCACCCCCATGAAAAATTAGAGATTGCCCGTCAGCTTGAACGATACGGAGTTGATGTGATGGAAGCAGGATTTGCTGCTTCCTCCAAGGGCGACTTCTTATCTGTTCAACAAATCGGTCAAACCATTAAAAACTGTACAGTTGTTGGTTTAGCAAGAGCAAACAAGGTTGACATTGATACTACCTGGGAAGCACTTAAGGGTGCAGCACACCCAGGTATTCATCTTTTTATCGCTACTTCACCTCTTCATATGGAATATAAACTTAAGATGACACAGCAGGAAGTTATTGAGAAAGCAGTGTGGTCGGTTCAATATGCTTCACGGTTTTTCTCTCATATTCAATGGTCCGCTGAAGATGCAACAAGAAGTGAATGGCCTTTTTTAGCAAACATTATTGAAAAAGTGATTGATGCTGGAGCAAAGGTAATCAACTTACCAGATACAGTTGGATTCATTACTCCTCAGGAATATAGTGAACTGTATACTTACATCATTAAAACGGTACCAAATATAGATAAGGTAAAGCTTTCCTGTCACTGTCATGACGATCTTGGAATGGCAGTAGCTAACAGTCTTGCAGCAATCCATAGCGGAGTTCATCAAGTTGAAGGAACAATCAACGGAATTGGTGAACGTGCGGGGAATGCTGCTCTAGAGGAGATTGCTGTAGCCTTAAAGATTAGAAAAGATACTTATCAAGTACAGACAAATATAGACCTTAAGCAAACCATTAGAACAAGTCAGCTTGTAAGTAAGCTAACTGGTATGGTAGTTCCACAAAATAAAGCTGTTGTAGGAGCTAATGCATTTGCACATGAATCAGGAATTCACCAGGATGGTGTTCTTAAAAACAAGTTAACCTATGAAATTATTGAACCTGAAATGGTAGGTTTGAATTCTAATAAAATGGTTTTAGGAAAGCACTCTGGAAGCCACGCTTTTAAGGAAAGATGCCGGGAGTTAGGTATTAACCTTAGTGAATCTGAAGAAAAGAAGCTTTTCCAATCCTTTAAAGAGCTGACTGCCAAAAAGAAAGAAGTAACCGAAGATGACATCTTTGCTCTTATGATGGATTCTAGTTTAAAGGGGATTGGCTCAGGCTACGAATTAGAACAACTTCAAGTATCTTATGGCTCTAACTTAATCCCTACCGCTACCATTCTCGTAAAAACACCTGAAGGAACAATCTTACAAGAATCAGGTACTGGATCAGGAAGTGTAGAGGCTGTTTATAATACGATTGCTCGTTTACTAGACGGTCCCGCTCAATTAGTAGATTATCGCATTCAATCCACAACAAATGGTCATGATGCACTAGCAGAGGTGTATGTGAAGCTTAACTATGATGGTTACGTAAGTAGTGGGCGCGGAATCGAGCATGATGTATTAGAAGCTTCCGCAAAGGCATACCTAGATGCTGTAAATCGAAATCTAGTTAAAACATGGTTTGGTTACCAGTCAAAAGGAGTAGAGGTTCTATGA
- the leuB gene encoding 3-isopropylmalate dehydrogenase, giving the protein MNFQIAILEGDGVGPEIVKEAVLLLNHIGEQYGHSFEFQYGKIGGLAVDEEGTPLPERTVELCKKSDAVLLGAVGGPKWDNETAERRPEAGLLQIRKELQLFANIRPVKVFETLADTSPLKEEVIKDVDFVIVRELTGGIYFGTPRERRMTENGLEVIDTLVYKESEIERILREAFELANQRNKKLTSVDKANVLESSRVWRECANTLSKHYPEVELQHMLVDNAAMQLIKNPSQFDVIVTENMFGDILSDEASVITGSIGLLPSASLGVGPSLYEPIHGSAPDIAGQNSANPLATLSSVALMLRYSLGLHQEAQDIEEAIEAVLHYGYRTKDLAGPSEKFLTTTEMGEKVRTTLTSKKVIMN; this is encoded by the coding sequence ATGAACTTTCAAATCGCCATCTTAGAAGGAGACGGAGTCGGCCCTGAAATCGTGAAAGAGGCTGTATTGTTGCTGAACCATATTGGCGAACAGTATGGACACTCGTTCGAATTTCAGTATGGTAAGATCGGTGGGTTAGCGGTTGATGAGGAAGGAACGCCATTACCAGAACGGACAGTTGAGTTATGCAAGAAAAGTGATGCTGTTCTACTTGGTGCAGTTGGAGGTCCTAAATGGGACAATGAGACAGCGGAAAGACGACCAGAAGCAGGATTATTACAAATTCGCAAAGAGCTACAACTCTTTGCGAATATACGTCCTGTAAAGGTATTTGAAACACTAGCAGATACTTCACCTTTAAAAGAAGAAGTGATCAAGGATGTCGATTTTGTTATTGTACGCGAATTAACAGGCGGAATCTATTTTGGAACTCCACGCGAGCGTAGGATGACTGAGAATGGACTTGAAGTGATTGATACTCTTGTTTACAAAGAATCAGAGATTGAAAGAATTCTACGTGAAGCTTTTGAGTTAGCAAATCAACGAAACAAAAAACTCACATCAGTTGATAAGGCAAATGTATTAGAAAGTAGCCGTGTTTGGAGAGAATGTGCAAACACGCTTTCCAAACACTACCCTGAGGTTGAGCTTCAACATATGCTGGTAGACAATGCTGCGATGCAATTGATTAAGAATCCATCACAATTTGATGTCATCGTTACTGAAAATATGTTTGGTGATATTTTAAGTGACGAGGCCTCGGTCATTACAGGATCAATTGGTTTACTTCCATCTGCTAGTTTAGGAGTTGGTCCAAGTTTATATGAACCCATTCACGGTTCTGCTCCAGACATAGCTGGTCAAAACAGTGCAAACCCTTTGGCTACACTTTCATCGGTTGCATTAATGCTTCGCTACTCACTTGGACTTCACCAAGAGGCCCAGGACATAGAGGAAGCTATTGAGGCAGTTCTTCACTATGGTTATAGAACAAAAGATCTTGCTGGGCCTTCTGAAAAATTCTTAACAACCACTGAAATGGGCGAAAAGGTTCGGACAACTTTAACTTCGAAAAAAGTGATCATGAACTAG
- the leuC gene encoding 3-isopropylmalate dehydratase large subunit: protein MKPKTLVEKIWDQHIVVQEPNKPDLLYIDLHLIHEVTSPQAFEGIRLANRKVRRPDLTFATMDHNVPTMNPFYITDEIALNQIETLKKNCEEFGITLADLHSSEQGIVHVIGPELGLTSPGKTIVCGDSHTSTHGAFGALAFGIGTSEVEHVLSTQCLWQAKPKTLRIELTGERPLGIASKDIILGLIAKYGVDFGTGYIIEYTGDVVRNMSMEERMTVCNMSIEAGAKAGLIQPDETTFTYLKGKKYSPQGEEFDQAVEYWKTLFSDEDAVFDRVLQFDVSGLDPQVTWGTNPAMGVSVNGVVPNPDDFDDPVQKTTISKALAYMGLQAGMNIKDIDIDYVFIGSCTNSRIEDLREAARVVRGRKVSPQVTALVVPGSKQVKQKAEEEGLDQIFVEAGFEWRESGCSMCLSMNPDVVPPGKRCASTSNRNFEGRQGRGARTHLVSPAMAAAAAVTGHFIDVNELARPGSVVS, encoded by the coding sequence GTGAAACCAAAGACATTAGTTGAAAAAATTTGGGACCAACATATCGTGGTTCAAGAACCAAATAAGCCAGATTTACTTTATATCGATTTACATTTAATTCATGAGGTAACCTCTCCTCAAGCATTCGAAGGGATTCGACTTGCAAATCGCAAGGTCCGTCGACCGGACCTTACATTTGCAACCATGGATCATAACGTTCCGACGATGAATCCTTTCTACATTACGGATGAAATCGCATTAAATCAAATTGAAACGCTAAAGAAAAATTGTGAGGAGTTTGGGATAACACTAGCTGACCTTCATAGTTCAGAACAAGGAATAGTACATGTGATTGGTCCAGAACTTGGACTAACTTCTCCAGGTAAGACTATAGTATGTGGTGACAGTCACACCTCAACGCACGGAGCATTTGGAGCACTCGCTTTTGGAATAGGAACAAGCGAAGTAGAGCATGTGTTATCTACTCAATGTTTATGGCAAGCAAAGCCAAAAACATTAAGAATTGAATTAACCGGAGAACGTCCATTAGGTATAGCCTCTAAGGACATTATTTTGGGCTTGATTGCTAAGTATGGTGTTGATTTTGGCACTGGATACATCATCGAATACACAGGTGATGTAGTTCGGAATATGTCAATGGAAGAGCGTATGACTGTTTGTAATATGTCGATTGAAGCAGGCGCAAAAGCAGGTCTTATTCAGCCAGATGAAACTACCTTCACCTACTTAAAAGGAAAGAAATATTCACCTCAAGGGGAAGAGTTTGATCAAGCAGTTGAGTATTGGAAAACACTATTTTCAGATGAGGATGCTGTATTCGATCGTGTTCTTCAATTTGATGTAAGTGGGCTTGATCCACAGGTAACATGGGGAACAAACCCAGCGATGGGTGTTAGTGTTAATGGAGTCGTGCCTAATCCTGATGACTTTGATGATCCAGTTCAAAAGACAACCATTAGTAAAGCACTTGCCTATATGGGGCTTCAAGCAGGTATGAATATAAAGGATATTGATATTGATTATGTCTTTATCGGTTCCTGTACGAACTCAAGAATTGAAGATTTGCGTGAAGCTGCCAGAGTTGTTAGGGGTAGAAAGGTTTCACCACAAGTAACAGCTTTAGTTGTACCAGGATCAAAGCAAGTAAAACAAAAGGCTGAAGAAGAAGGACTAGATCAGATTTTTGTGGAGGCTGGTTTTGAGTGGCGAGAATCGGGCTGTAGCATGTGCTTAAGCATGAATCCTGACGTAGTTCCGCCTGGTAAGCGTTGTGCGTCCACATCCAATCGTAATTTTGAAGGAAGACAAGGAAGAGGTGCCCGTACCCACTTAGTGAGTCCTGCAATGGCTGCGGCTGCGGCTGTAACCGGTCATTTTATTGACGTAAACGAACTAGCTCGCCCAGGGAGTGTTGTTTCATGA
- the leuD gene encoding 3-isopropylmalate dehydratase small subunit: MKPFITHTGLVAPLPVANVDTDQIIPKQFLKRIERTGFGQFLFYDWRFNEDGSLNETFCLNSKCYQGASILISNHNFGCGSSREHAPWALLDYGFRAIIAPSYADIFYNNCFKNGILPIVLKEKEVYGLLNLSKEGPFELSIDLKNQTVTTSDQAVFSFDTDPYRKKMLLEGLDDIGLTEKYDTEISTFEQKRELLFK, encoded by the coding sequence ATGAAGCCATTTATAACACATACAGGATTGGTAGCCCCATTACCAGTTGCTAATGTTGATACGGATCAAATTATACCGAAGCAATTTCTTAAAAGAATAGAACGGACCGGATTTGGGCAGTTTTTATTCTATGACTGGAGATTCAATGAGGATGGAAGCCTGAATGAAACTTTCTGTTTAAATAGCAAGTGCTATCAAGGTGCTAGCATCCTGATATCTAACCATAACTTTGGCTGTGGCTCTTCAAGAGAGCACGCTCCTTGGGCCTTGTTAGATTATGGATTCCGTGCAATTATTGCACCTTCTTATGCAGATATCTTTTATAATAATTGTTTTAAAAATGGAATTTTACCTATTGTATTAAAGGAAAAAGAGGTTTATGGTTTATTGAACCTTTCAAAAGAAGGTCCGTTTGAACTAAGTATTGACCTTAAGAATCAAACAGTTACAACCTCTGATCAAGCTGTATTTTCCTTCGATACTGATCCATATCGCAAAAAGATGCTTTTAGAAGGCCTAGATGATATTGGATTAACTGAAAAATATGATACTGAAATTTCCACTTTTGAACAAAAACGAGAATTACTCTTTAAGTAA
- the serC gene encoding 3-phosphoserine/phosphohydroxythreonine transaminase, whose product MGQIYNFSAGPSVLPKPVLEKVQEELLSYQGLGMSVMEMSHRSQYFEEIIKQAENLLRQLMNIPQNYKVLFIQGGASLQFSMVPMNLLHQYHHAYYVDSGSWSEKAIKEAKKHGEITILASSKEENYTKIPPINLLDIKSNADYLHITTNNTIEGTRFSTLPETGNIPLVADMSSNILSEVYDVSKFGLIYAGAQKNIGPAGLTVVIVREDLLGAFQKENPTMLNYETYSSSGSLYNTPPTFPIYVTKLVLEWLQALGGVTEMEKINRAKANLLYAFIEESSLFVSRVEVSSRSLMNIPFTTSSDQLNSEFLQFAASKGLITLEGHRSTGGMRASIYNAMPIEGVEKLVDCMKEFEIEHR is encoded by the coding sequence ATGGGGCAAATATATAATTTTTCAGCTGGTCCATCTGTTTTACCTAAACCAGTGTTAGAGAAGGTTCAAGAAGAGCTGCTTTCTTACCAAGGTCTTGGAATGTCTGTTATGGAAATGAGTCACCGTTCTCAGTATTTTGAAGAAATTATTAAGCAAGCAGAAAATTTATTAAGGCAGCTTATGAATATCCCCCAAAATTATAAAGTGCTCTTTATTCAAGGGGGAGCATCCTTACAATTTTCAATGGTGCCTATGAATCTTCTCCATCAATACCATCATGCTTATTATGTTGACTCTGGATCTTGGTCAGAAAAAGCAATAAAAGAAGCGAAAAAACATGGGGAAATTACTATTTTAGCTTCTTCTAAAGAAGAGAATTATACAAAGATTCCACCTATTAACTTACTAGATATTAAATCAAACGCAGATTACTTACATATTACAACTAATAATACAATTGAAGGAACCAGGTTTTCAACACTCCCTGAAACAGGGAATATCCCACTTGTTGCAGATATGTCTTCCAACATTTTATCTGAGGTGTATGACGTGTCAAAATTTGGACTGATTTACGCTGGAGCACAGAAGAACATCGGACCAGCTGGATTAACAGTCGTCATTGTTAGAGAGGATTTACTAGGTGCTTTTCAAAAAGAAAATCCTACCATGCTGAACTACGAGACTTACTCTAGTTCAGGATCTCTTTACAATACACCTCCAACATTCCCTATTTACGTAACAAAACTTGTATTAGAATGGCTTCAAGCATTAGGTGGTGTAACTGAAATGGAGAAGATTAATCGTGCAAAAGCAAACCTGTTGTATGCCTTTATTGAAGAATCTTCTCTGTTTGTAAGTCGGGTAGAAGTGAGCAGCCGTTCTTTAATGAATATCCCATTTACGACGTCATCTGATCAGCTAAACAGTGAATTTTTACAATTTGCTGCCTCTAAAGGACTGATCACATTGGAAGGACACCGATCCACAGGAGGCATGCGTGCGAGTATATACAATGCGATGCCTATTGAAGGAGTCGAAAAGCTTGTAGATTGCATGAAAGAATTTGAAATAGAGCATAGATAG